From the genome of Luteibacter rhizovicinus DSM 16549:
TGCAGCGTTCGATGATTTCGATGGCCCTGTCGTCGGTGTCGTTGCGCGACCTCGCGCTGGTCCAGGCCGTGGCGCGCGAAGGCAGCTTCAACAGCGCGGCCCGCGCCATGTACATCAGCCCGTCCGGCCTCTCGCACCAGGTGCAGAAGGTGGAGCAGGCGCTGGGCATGCCCTTGTTCGAGCGGGGCGGTCGACGGGTCGTGCCCACGACCAGCGGGCAGCGGCTGCTCGGCTACATCGAAGCGGTACTGGGCGCGGCCGAACATCTGGAGCATGCGGCCCGGGCCGGCGACGTCGCCTTTGGCAGCGAACTGCGGCTGGGCGTGCCGTCCACCCTGGGTCCTTATCTGCTGCCCCATTTCATCGAGCCGTTTCCCCAGCGTTTCCCGGGCGCGCGGCTGACGATCTCCGAGGGCAAGCCACGGGGCTTGCTTCGGCGTCTTCAGGAAGGTGAGCTCGATGCGGTCCTGGCGCCGCCCAGCGCCACGATCACCGGGCTCGATTCGACGGCGCTCTTCTTCGAGCCCTATGAGTTGCTGCTACAGGCGGGGCACGCACTGGCCGGGCGCAGCGCCATCGCGCTCACCGAGCTGGATGCCGCCGACGCGACCCTGATGGCCGAAAGCCATGGTAACGGGGTGTCGGACCTGGGTATGCCGGGTGCGGCGCGTCCGGAGCGTATCCAGGACCTCAGTATCGAAAGCCTGGCGACCCTGGTCGCCCTGCGTGGCGGTTATACGCTGGTGCCGATCCTGGCTCACGACCGGCTTGGGTCGATTCCCAACGTGGTCCTGGCGGCCGTCGAGGGTGCCCGGCCGGGGCGGCATATTGCCCTGTACTGGCGAAGCGCCACGCCGTG
Proteins encoded in this window:
- a CDS encoding LysR family transcriptional regulator gives rise to the protein MQRSMISMALSSVSLRDLALVQAVAREGSFNSAARAMYISPSGLSHQVQKVEQALGMPLFERGGRRVVPTTSGQRLLGYIEAVLGAAEHLEHAARAGDVAFGSELRLGVPSTLGPYLLPHFIEPFPQRFPGARLTISEGKPRGLLRRLQEGELDAVLAPPSATITGLDSTALFFEPYELLLQAGHALAGRSAIALTELDAADATLMAESHGNGVSDLGMPGAARPERIQDLSIESLATLVALRGGYTLVPILAHDRLGSIPNVVLAAVEGARPGRHIALYWRSATPWRDDLARFGDLLRELAGTIPGLDAAAS